In one window of Syngnathus scovelli strain Florida chromosome 22, RoL_Ssco_1.2, whole genome shotgun sequence DNA:
- the ube2h gene encoding ubiquitin-conjugating enzyme E2 H has protein sequence MSSPSPGKRRMDTDVVKLIESKHEVTILSGLNEFVVKFYGPQGTPYEGGVWKVRVDLPDKYPFKSPSIGFMNKIFHPNIDEASGTVCLDVINQTWTALYDLTNIFESFLPQLLAYPNPIDPLNGDAAAMYLHRPEEYKQKIKEYIQKYATEEALKEQEEGAGDSSSESSMSDFSEDEAQDMEL, from the exons CATCGAAAGCAAACATGAAGTCACCATCCTCAGTGGACTCAACGAATTTGTAGTAAAGTTTTACGGACCACAGGGAA CGCCGTACGAGGGCGGCGTGTGGAAAGTGCGAGTGGATCTGCCCGATAAATACCCCTTCAAATCGCCATCAATAG GATTCATGAACAAAATCTTTCATCCCAACATCGACGAAGC GTCAGGAACAGTGTGTTTAGATGTCATCAACCAGACGTGGACAGCCCTTTACG ACCTGACCAACATCTTTGAGTCGTTCCTGCCGCAGCTGCTGGCCTACCCCAACCCCATTGACCCTTTGAACGGAGACGCGGCCGCCATGTACCTGCACAGGCCAGAGGAGTACAAGCAGAAAATCAAAG AGTACATCCAGAAATATGCAACAGAGGAGGCACTAAAGGAGCAAGAGGAGGGGGCGGGCGACTCTTCATCCGAAAGCTCCATGTCCGACTTCTCCGAGGATGAGGCCCAGGATATGGAGTTGTAG